Proteins encoded within one genomic window of Thalassophryne amazonica chromosome 23, fThaAma1.1, whole genome shotgun sequence:
- the LOC117505346 gene encoding uncharacterized protein LOC117505346: MIRWILQCVILTCICGKHVPQDAALQYQAKENDNITVEWRFSSQSDVLEASLKIHCVFLQQEIKVFFHNDRREKTPPHVQFAERVHCDLDALRKGQVTLHVSRVRTEDSGTYLCRMATNLGKKVQQFTLNITEAFDHQTTVDPVTPEPKAVIQNHMNQYTGLRVAAGAAGVGLFLCFCLLQHALRSHSSLYELLPLEMVPDLEISGI; the protein is encoded by the exons ATGATCCGCTGGATCCTGCAGTGCGTCATCCTGACCTGCATTTGTG GAAAACATGTACCCCAGGATGCAGCTCTACAGTATCAGGCAAAGGAGAACGATAACATCACTGTGGAATGGCGATTTTCATCCCAGTCGGATGTTCTCGAGGCATCACTGAAGATCCACTGTGTGTTTCTGCAACAGGAGATCAAGGTTTTTTTTCACAACGACAGGCGCGAGAAAACGCCACCACATGTGCAATTTGCAGAGCGGGTGCATTGTGACCTGGACGCCCTCCGTAAAGGACAAGTTACACTACATGTCTCCAGGGTCAGAACTGAAGACTCGGGAACGTACCTTTGTAGAATGGCTACTAATTTGGGCAAGAAGGTTCAGCAGTTCACACTCAACATCACTG AAGCTTTTGATCATCAGACCACAGTGGACCCTGTGACACCAGAACCAAAAGCAGTCATCCAGAACCATATGAACCAATATACTGGACTAAGAgtggcagctggagcagcaggtgttgggctttttctgtgtttttgtttattgCAACATGCACTCAGGAGTCATTCTAGCCTATATGAACTCTTACCATTAGAGATGGTGCCGGACTTGGAGATTTCTGGAATTTAA